Proteins from one Desulfonatronovibrio hydrogenovorans DSM 9292 genomic window:
- a CDS encoding sulfotransferase domain-containing protein — protein MQYLLAGNQNAVGLGEVRQLADGRGWKNEAGDCSCGQAVQFCPVWQGLQPNPNDSKLEWYKRLLEKSQALYPQATHLVDSSKSIHTVQPWIDLGGEGLVSNVYIIYIVRDARGWAVSDENTRKRKNRPSRPIVMSMLAWWKNQLRTIRYINNDLKRMDPLFVSYESLVFQADTQLLRINEFCSLESEGKDIEEVLCTSNVHDVFGNRMKNDTSKRTKLVYDDRWQYRMSANLWLPLLYPIWKLNSKLRRQGGA, from the coding sequence TTGCAGTATCTGCTTGCAGGCAACCAAAATGCTGTGGGCTTAGGTGAAGTGCGGCAATTGGCGGATGGCCGGGGGTGGAAGAATGAGGCTGGTGATTGCTCTTGTGGACAGGCTGTTCAGTTTTGTCCTGTGTGGCAGGGACTTCAACCTAACCCAAATGATAGCAAACTGGAATGGTATAAACGTCTGCTGGAAAAGTCCCAGGCACTTTACCCACAAGCAACTCACCTTGTGGATTCTTCTAAGTCGATACACACGGTCCAGCCCTGGATCGATTTGGGAGGTGAAGGATTAGTCTCTAATGTTTATATCATCTATATAGTTCGGGATGCCCGGGGGTGGGCGGTCTCAGATGAAAATACCAGAAAACGAAAAAACAGGCCGTCACGCCCAATTGTCATGTCCATGCTGGCTTGGTGGAAAAATCAGTTGCGCACGATTCGCTATATCAACAATGATCTTAAAAGGATGGATCCACTCTTTGTTTCCTACGAATCCCTTGTATTCCAAGCTGATACCCAGCTTCTCAGAATAAATGAATTCTGCAGCTTGGAAAGTGAAGGCAAAGATATCGAAGAGGTGCTTTGTACCTCAAATGTTCACGATGTTTTTGGCAACAGGATGAAAAATGACACTTCCAAACGCACAAAACTTGTGTATGATGACAGATGGCAATATAGAATGTCTGCCAATCTGTGGCTTCCCCTGCTTTATCCGATTTGGAAGCTTAATTCCAAACTACGCAGACAAGGCGGGGCATAA